The nucleotide window TATTCAGAAAAGAATAGTGGCATTATAAGTGCAAGGAAAAAGCTTTCTGAACAATCTCAATATGAATGGCTTTTATTTTTGGATGCCGATGTGGAATTAACTTCAGAAAAATTCATCCGAAGTTATTTGTCTTTTATCAATAAGCAATATGAGGCAATTTTTGGGGGTTATTCATACTCCTATTTGCTTCAGGATGCAGAATATTCACTGAGATATTTTTACGGAAAATCTAAGGAAGCGAAAACAGCAAGGTATCGGAATTCTAGGCCGTACAAATTTGTTATTTCTGGAAATTTTGCAATAAAAAAGGTCACATATTTGAATTTAATTAAACGACTTGAGGGCTTGGGATATGGAAGTGATACATGCTTAGGAATTCTTTTAAAACAACAAAAAGTCCCAATTTACCATAGTGATAACCCAGTTAATCATAAAGGCTTAGATACGAACATCGAATATTTGAAGAAAATGGAAAAGGCGGCAGAAACTCTATTGAAGTTTGCTAACAAAAATGAAATTCCAAACATTGAGAACGACTTATTAAAAATCTATTTAAAATTAAAATCAATTCAATTAGATAAGACGATTGCTAAACTTTTTAGATTATCCAGAAATTCGATTCGGAAAAATTTGTTATCCTCAAAACCTAATATAAATCTACTCCAGTTATACCGATTGGGATACATTTGTTTTTATAGTCAACAAACTACCGAACTCACAAAATGACGTTTTCTGTAATCATAACGGTTTATAACAAGACCGAATTTATACAGGACACATTAAAAAGTGCGTTTGGTCAAACTTTTAAGGATTTTGAAATTATCGTTATCAATGATGGATCGACAGACGATAGCTTAGATAAAATTCGTGAACTTCAAAATGAAAAAACCAAAATAATAAATCAGGAAAACAGAGGTGTTTCGGCGGCGAGAAATAAGGGAGCAGAAATAGCGCTTGGTGATTATTTAGCATTTTTGGATGGTGATGATCTGTGGTTGCCGAATCATCTTGAAGTTCTTTTTAAGCTGATAGAAAACTATCCTGAGGCCGGTCTATATTGTACTGCCTATTCTCATATAAGGGAGGGTAAGATTTCTAGACGATCTGAACACTCATTAATTGCTAAGGAATTTTTTGGTATTGTAGAGGATTATTTTCAGAGTTCTATACCGGATTCTATCGCTTGGA belongs to Aegicerativicinus sediminis and includes:
- a CDS encoding glycosyltransferase family 2 protein: MISVLIPIYNYTVANLVREIHNQLIESEVTFEIILLDDNSDLEFINQYQELNGLAYTHIIYSEKNSGIISARKKLSEQSQYEWLLFLDADVELTSEKFIRSYLSFINKQYEAIFGGYSYSYLLQDAEYSLRYFYGKSKEAKTARYRNSRPYKFVISGNFAIKKVTYLNLIKRLEGLGYGSDTCLGILLKQQKVPIYHSDNPVNHKGLDTNIEYLKKMEKAAETLLKFANKNEIPNIENDLLKIYLKLKSIQLDKTIAKLFRLSRNSIRKNLLSSKPNINLLQLYRLGYICFYSQQTTELTK